The Oncorhynchus tshawytscha isolate Ot180627B unplaced genomic scaffold, Otsh_v2.0 Un_scaffold_7589_pilon_pilon, whole genome shotgun sequence sequence TTGTTCACCACCATAGAGGCGTTTCAGTTATTTCAGATTGGTGTTGATGGTGTATGTTATTTCCTCTTCACTGTCCTGTAGGGTAAAGCACATGGTGCTGGTTGAGCCGTGGGGCTGACCTTTCCTCTTCACTGTCCTGTAGGGTAAAGCACATGGTGCTGGTTGAGCCGTGGGGCTGACCTTTCCTCTTCACTGTCCTGTAGGGTAAAGCACATGGTGCTGGTGCTGCTGACCTTTCCTCTTCACTGTCCTGTAGGGTAAAGCACATGGTGCTGGTTGAGCCGTGGGGCTGACCTTTCCTCTTCACTGTCCTGTAGGGTAAAGCACATGGTGCTGGTTGAGCCGTGGGGCTGACCTTTCCTCTTCACTGTCCTGTAGGGTAAAGCACATGGTGCTGGTTGAGCCGTGGGGCTGACCTTTCCTCTTCACTGTCCTGTAGGGTAAAGCACATGGTGCTGGTTGAGCCGTGGGGCTGACCTTTCCTCTTCACTGTCCTGTAGGGTAAAGCACATGGTGCTGGTTGAGCCGTGGGGCTGACCTTTCCTCTTCACATGGTGCTGGTTGAGCCGTGGGGCTGACCTTTCCTCTTCACTGTCCTGTAGGGTAAAGCACATGGTGGTGCTGGACCTTTCCTCTTCACTGTCCTGTAGGGTAAAGCACATGGTGCTGGTTGATGGGGCTGACCTTTCCTCTTCACTGTCCTGTAGGGTAAAGCACATGGTGCTGGTTGACCTTTCCTCTTCACTGTCCTGTAGGGTAAAGCACATGGTGCTGACCTTTCCTCTTCACTGTCCTGTAGGGTAAAGCACATGGTGCTGGTTGAGCCGTGGGGCTGACCTTTCCTCTTCACTGTCCTGTAGGGTAAAGCACATGGTGGTGCTGGACCTTTCCTCTTCACTGTCCTGAGGGTAAAGCACATGGTGCTGGTTGAGCCATGGGGCTGACCTTTCCTCTTCACTGTCCTGTAGGGTAAAGCACATGGTGCTGGGTGCTGTCCTGTAGGGTAAAGCACATGGTGCTGGTTGAGCCGTGGGGCTGACCTTTCCTCTTCACTGTCCTGTAGGGTAAAGCACATGGTGCTGGTCCTTGAGCATGGTGCTGGCCTTTCCTCTTCACTGAGCACATGGGGCTGACCTTTCCTCTTCACTGTCCTGTAGGGTAAAGCACATGGTGCTGGTTGAGCCGTGGGGCTGACCTTTCCTCTTCACTGTCCTGTAGGGTAAAGCACATGGTGCTGGTTGAGCCGTGGGGCTGACCTTTCCTGGGGCTGACCTTTCACTTCACTGTCCTGTAGGGTAAAGCACATGGTGCTGGTTGAGCCGTGGGGCTGACCTTTCCTCTTCACTGTCCTGTAGGGTAAAGCACATGGTGCTGGTTGAGCCGTGGGGCTTACCTGAGCGTCCAGACACAGAAGACCAGGACAGGCCCATCCCCGTGTGGATCAAAGCCCTGGGAGCCATGTTGAGCCCGTTCAACCCCCTGGCAGGGCTACGTCTGGTGGGGCCACTGGGTAAGACTGGCAGCCTGTCTGACTAGATGGATGACAGACATAGAAATACTACTGTAAATTACATTTCAATTACATACCTGTCTGACTGGATGACTGCATTGTTTATGGGATGGAGTTTTTACCAGCATTCAAAGCCACCTCCTTTGTTCTTCAAGGTCCCACACTTGTTTCAACTCTAAGACCAGACTTCAAGAAGAAATACTTGTCCATGTTCAACGACGACACGGTCACAGAGTATATCTATCACCTGAATGTCCAGACTCCCAggttagtccctctctctctctctctatttagttcCTGTTTGAGTTCACTGGCTTTTTATCTCCACTTACTCTGGGCCTGTATTTACAGTCTCAGTCTGAGTGAGTTTCAATACAGTTCAATTCCAATGTTTTCCTCTTAGACCATAATGAAGATGTTATGATTCAATTCTGAAATGCTTTTGTAATATAGGCTGTGATTTTCATTTCTCACACCCTTATTTCAGTGATAATGTTAGTTTTACTCTGTTGTAGTGGTGAGTTCAAAGTAGCTGCTTATTAAGGATTATTCTGAGAAGATCAGATTATCGTATACCTTACTGCTGTACTTCTCCCTCTTAAGTAATAATCATGTTTGTTTACTCTGTTGCAGTGGTGAGACAGCCTTCAAGAACATGACCATCCCATACGGGTGGGCCAAGAGGCCTATGCTGCAGAGGATTGGCCTGCTCCATGCTGACATCCCTATTACTGTGATATATGGGTCACGCTCCAGCATCGACGGTAACTCGGGCAACGCTATCAAAGAAATGAGGCCAAACTCTCATGTGGAGATCATAGTACGTTTCAATTCCTTTAAGCTGAACACTTAagatactgtctgtgtgtggttgtctAGTAATGTGTGAGACAGCTGGCTCAGCTTTTATATTCCCATTTACACTtaagatgctgtctgtgtgtggttgtctAGTAATGTGTGAGACAGCTGGCTCAGCTTTTATATTCCCATTTACACTtaagatgctgtctgtgtgtggttgtctAGTAATGTGTGAGACAGCTGGCTCAGCTTTTATATTCCCATTTACACTtaagatgctgtctgtgtgtggtctAGTAATGTGTGAGACATCTGGCTCAGCTTTTATATTCCCATTTACACTtaagatgctgtctgtgtgtggttgtctAGTAATGTGTGAGACATCTGGCTCAGCTTTTATATTCCCATTTACACTtaagatgctgtctgtgtgtggttgtctAGTAATGTGTGAGACATCTGGCTCAGCTTTTATATTCCCATTTACACTtaagatgctgtctgtgtgtggttgtctAGTAATGTGTGAGACATCTGGCTCAGCTTTTATATTCCCATTTACACTTAagatactgtctgtgtgtggttgtctAGTAATGTGTGAGACATCTGGCTCAGCTTTTATATTCCCATTTACACTtaagatgctgtctgtgtgtggttgtctAGTAATGTGTGAGACATCTGGCTCAGCTTTTATATTCCCATTTATTCAGCAGGTGGCAGGAACAAAAGTGAATTGAAGTGTTAAATCCTAGATGAATATGATTTTCCAGAATGTGTATCTGATCTCATAtttctattcctcctctctcccaggctATCAGAGGGGCGGGCCACTACGTCTATGCTGACCAGCCAGAGGACTTCAACCACAGAGTGCTTCAGGTGTGTGACGCGCTGGGCTGAGGGGGACACTAGTTAACCTGCGGAGAGTGACGTGTTATACCTGTCATGCCCAGAGCTTGTCCTCTCAGTGAGCATGTGATCTGTGAGGATCAGAGAGGACTGGGCAGACAGCTCAATAGGGCTTTATTTTACCTCTATCATCCTCACTTTAGGTCCTCAGTAGTAGACCCACCAGCACAGCAGACCTGATAACTAGGGAAGGACCCCGTGTTGGAAAGATGATTCTCCTGGATTGTTTGGTTTGACACTTTTGTATTCATTCTACTGACTAAAGAGAATGGCTCAGTTGTTACTGCTTGTCGGGATTTTGGTCATTTTGTGATGAGTGTGTCAGCTTTTAATCTGCTGTTTTAAGAAATGTGATTCTCAGAACGATACAGACTACTACTTGTGGATTATTCTCATTCTGTCAAAGATCCTTCGTGAGATTATTTAGAAATGTTTCATTTGCGTCATAACAGCTCATGTAAATATGACCACAGACCATAGAGTTTTGATTTAAATACACATGATTGTGGAACTTCTAGACCTCTGGTTTTGCTGATgcgctcctgagtggcacagcggtctaaggcacttaaTCTCAGTGCTTCATCTcagttccaggctgtatcacaaccggccgtgattggcagtcccgtagggcggcacacaattggcccagcgtcgttagggttgggccggggtaggcagtcattggcagtcccatagggcggcacacaattggcccagcgtcgttagggttgggccggggtaggccgtgattggcagtcccgtagggcggcacacaattggcccagcgtcgttagggttgggccggggtaggccgtgattggcagtcccgtagggcggcacacaattggcccagcgtcgttagggttgggccggggtaggcagtcattggcagtcccatagggcggcacacaattggcccagcgtcgttagggttgggccggggtaggccgtcattggcagtcccatagggcggcacacaattggcccccgttagggtttggccggggtaggcagtcattggcagtcccatagggcggcacacaattggcccagcgtcgttagggttgggccggggtaggccgtcattggcaGTCCCAtcgggcggcacacaattggcccggcgtcgttAGGGTTGGGCCGgggtcgttagggtttggc is a genomic window containing:
- the abhd5a gene encoding 1-acylglycerol-3-phosphate O-acyltransferase ABHD5 isoform X4: MADQAVTTERGSWTSTAWITSWLPSWCPTSQNQLKTAEEKMLQCITGKVSQKYVPISDGNMLWTLTLNGNTKNQTPLVLLHGFGGGVGLWALNLDALAQQRPVYAFDLLGFGQSSRPYFSSDAKEAEAQFVDSIEQWRAKVGLEAMVMLGHNFGGYLAAAYSLKYPTRVKHMVLVEPWGLPERPDTEDQDRPIPVWIKALGAMLSPFNPLAGLRLVGPLGPTLVSTLRPDFKKKYLSMFNDDTVTEYIYHLNVQTPSGETAFKNMTIPYGWAKRPMLQRIGLLHADIPITVIYGSRSSIDGNSGNAIKEMRPNSHVEIIAIRGAGHYVYADQPEDFNHRVLQVLSSRPTSTADLITREGPRVGKMILLDCLV
- the abhd5a gene encoding 1-acylglycerol-3-phosphate O-acyltransferase ABHD5 isoform X5; the encoded protein is MYLRSWTSTAWITSWLPSWCPTSQNQLKTAEEKMLQCITGKVSQKYVPISDGNMLWTLTLNGNTKNQTPLVLLHGFGGGVGLWALNLDALAQQRPVYAFDLLGFGQSSRPYFSSDAKEAEAQFVDSIEQWRAKVGLEAMVMLGHNFGGYLAAAYSLKYPTRVKHMVLVEPWGLPERPDTEDQDRPIPVWIKALGAMLSPFNPLAGLRLVGPLGPTLVSTLRPDFKKKYLSMFNDDTVTEYIYHLNVQTPSGETAFKNMTIPYGWAKRPMLQRIGLLHADIPITVIYGSRSSIDGNSGNAIKEMRPNSHVEIIAIRGAGHYVYADQPEDFNHRVLQVLSSRPTSTADLITREGPRVGKMILLDCLV
- the abhd5a gene encoding 1-acylglycerol-3-phosphate O-acyltransferase ABHD5 isoform X2; the protein is MYLSLFFGCRLAQRILMFLGIHSLFYNLLSVLDRTLRSWTSTAWITSWLPSWCPTSQNQLKTAEEKMLQCITGKVSQKYVPISDGNMLWTLTLNGNTKNQTPLVLLHGFGGGVGLWALNLDALAQQRPVYAFDLLGFGQSSRPYFSSDAKEAEAQFVDSIEQWRAKVGLEAMVMLGHNFGGYLAAAYSLKYPTRVKHMVLVEPWGLPERPDTEDQDRPIPVWIKALGAMLSPFNPLAGLRLVGPLGPTLVSTLRPDFKKKYLSMFNDDTVTEYIYHLNVQTPSGETAFKNMTIPYGWAKRPMLQRIGLLHADIPITVIYGSRSSIDGNSGNAIKEMRPNSHVEIIAIRGAGHYVYADQPEDFNHRVLQVLSSRPTSTADLITREGPRVGKMILLDCLV
- the abhd5a gene encoding 1-acylglycerol-3-phosphate O-acyltransferase ABHD5 isoform X3, giving the protein MERRLFQLLGSFKSLFPIYSRSWTSTAWITSWLPSWCPTSQNQLKTAEEKMLQCITGKVSQKYVPISDGNMLWTLTLNGNTKNQTPLVLLHGFGGGVGLWALNLDALAQQRPVYAFDLLGFGQSSRPYFSSDAKEAEAQFVDSIEQWRAKVGLEAMVMLGHNFGGYLAAAYSLKYPTRVKHMVLVEPWGLPERPDTEDQDRPIPVWIKALGAMLSPFNPLAGLRLVGPLGPTLVSTLRPDFKKKYLSMFNDDTVTEYIYHLNVQTPSGETAFKNMTIPYGWAKRPMLQRIGLLHADIPITVIYGSRSSIDGNSGNAIKEMRPNSHVEIIAIRGAGHYVYADQPEDFNHRVLQVLSSRPTSTADLITREGPRVGKMILLDCLV
- the abhd5a gene encoding 1-acylglycerol-3-phosphate O-acyltransferase ABHD5 isoform X1 translates to MADQAVTTERGLFFGCRLAQRILMFLGIHSLFYNLLSVLDRTLRSWTSTAWITSWLPSWCPTSQNQLKTAEEKMLQCITGKVSQKYVPISDGNMLWTLTLNGNTKNQTPLVLLHGFGGGVGLWALNLDALAQQRPVYAFDLLGFGQSSRPYFSSDAKEAEAQFVDSIEQWRAKVGLEAMVMLGHNFGGYLAAAYSLKYPTRVKHMVLVEPWGLPERPDTEDQDRPIPVWIKALGAMLSPFNPLAGLRLVGPLGPTLVSTLRPDFKKKYLSMFNDDTVTEYIYHLNVQTPSGETAFKNMTIPYGWAKRPMLQRIGLLHADIPITVIYGSRSSIDGNSGNAIKEMRPNSHVEIIAIRGAGHYVYADQPEDFNHRVLQVLSSRPTSTADLITREGPRVGKMILLDCLV